A single Bdellovibrio sp. ArHS DNA region contains:
- a CDS encoding sugar transferase yields MKRLLDIFVSFFGLLALSPILLPVMFFVWKEDKGSPFYRAPRVGKDGKIFRMLKMRSMRLNADKTGVNSTSASDPRITQVGHFIRKWKIDEITQLWNVLVGDMSLVGPRPNVKVETDAYNETERQLLSIDQGITDFASIVYSDEGDILNGASDPDYAYHHLIRPGKIKLGLFYVHNRTFIGDICIILLTLVAPFSRETALNGVQKLLKSMGADDNLLEIASRKTPLIINGATR; encoded by the coding sequence GTGAAAAGACTTTTAGATATTTTTGTTTCTTTTTTCGGTTTGTTGGCATTGTCGCCGATCCTATTGCCGGTGATGTTTTTCGTCTGGAAGGAAGATAAGGGATCGCCTTTTTACCGTGCCCCTCGCGTTGGCAAAGACGGGAAGATTTTTAGAATGCTAAAGATGCGCTCTATGCGCCTTAACGCCGATAAAACCGGTGTCAATTCAACCAGCGCCAGCGATCCCAGAATCACTCAAGTTGGCCACTTTATTAGAAAGTGGAAAATTGATGAAATTACGCAACTATGGAATGTGCTGGTTGGCGATATGAGCTTGGTGGGCCCAAGACCCAACGTGAAAGTTGAAACGGACGCTTATAACGAAACCGAAAGACAGTTGTTAAGCATCGATCAAGGCATCACAGATTTTGCTTCCATAGTTTATTCCGATGAAGGTGATATCTTAAATGGTGCCAGCGATCCGGACTATGCTTATCACCACTTGATCAGACCTGGAAAAATCAAGTTGGGTCTTTTCTACGTTCATAACAGAACGTTTATCGGGGATATTTGCATCATTTTACTGACTCTTGTTGCTCCGTTTTCAAGAGAAACCGCCCTCAATGGTGTGCAAAAACTATTGAAGTCTATGGGTGCCGATGACAACCTTCTGGAAATTGCCAGCCGAAAAACTCCATTAATTATTAATGGAGCCACTCGCTAA
- a CDS encoding transketolase C-terminal domain-containing protein, with product MRDQFIKTLTELAEKDPKIFLITGDLGFGVLTDFAKRFPNQFLNIGVAEQNMAGVAAGIALEGRTVYIYSIGNFPSLRCLEQIRNDACYHNANVKVVCIGGGFSYGALGMSHHATEDLAIMRSLPGVKVFAPSDLWETAEATKATASTPGVCYLRLDKSKADTVPLENESFKFGKLRTLKQGSSLALLSVGGITEVALEVSKKLDTLGISSSVISVHTLKPFDDDGLKDVIKNHKYLVTIEEHNLTGGLAGAVAESALMSQAYPSQFLRIGLQDTYSSVVGSQNYLRKYYNMDAEYILNRILKMVH from the coding sequence ATGAGAGATCAATTTATAAAAACTCTGACCGAACTGGCAGAAAAAGATCCCAAAATATTCTTGATTACAGGGGACCTGGGCTTCGGTGTTTTAACTGACTTTGCCAAAAGATTTCCGAACCAATTCCTTAATATCGGAGTTGCCGAACAGAACATGGCTGGCGTCGCTGCCGGAATTGCTCTGGAAGGTCGAACGGTTTACATCTATTCTATTGGAAACTTTCCATCTTTGCGCTGTCTGGAGCAAATCAGAAACGATGCTTGCTACCACAACGCCAACGTTAAAGTCGTTTGCATCGGTGGGGGCTTCAGCTATGGCGCTCTGGGAATGTCCCATCACGCCACGGAAGATTTGGCTATCATGCGATCTCTTCCCGGTGTCAAAGTTTTCGCACCAAGCGATCTTTGGGAAACCGCAGAAGCGACGAAAGCCACCGCGAGTACCCCCGGCGTTTGTTATCTAAGACTGGATAAATCCAAGGCGGATACGGTGCCGTTAGAAAACGAATCTTTTAAATTCGGAAAACTTCGCACTTTAAAACAGGGTTCCAGTTTGGCTTTGCTTAGCGTGGGTGGTATTACCGAAGTGGCCTTAGAAGTTTCAAAAAAGCTCGACACTTTAGGTATTAGCAGCTCCGTGATTAGCGTGCACACACTTAAGCCTTTTGATGACGACGGTCTAAAAGACGTTATTAAAAATCATAAGTATCTTGTCACGATTGAAGAACACAATCTGACCGGAGGACTTGCCGGAGCGGTTGCCGAGTCAGCCCTTATGTCGCAAGCTTATCCATCACAATTCTTAAGAATTGGCTTGCAAGATACCTACTCGTCTGTGGTCGGAAGCCAGAATTATTTGAGAAAATATTATAACATGGATGCAGAATATATTCTGAACCGCATCTTGAAGATGGTTCATTAG
- a CDS encoding transketolase: protein MDLASLAKKIRIHALRMTSKGGSSHIGSVFSMADIVAVLYGKVLHVNPENPKDPNRDRFILSKGHAGAGVYAALAERGFFSTSVLETHYQDGSILSGHVSHKDIPGVELSTGSLGHGLPVGAGMAYAAKLDKKKHRVFVLLSDGECDEGSNWEAILFAGHHKLSNLVAIIDYNKIQSLASVQETLALEPFASKWQSFGWNVVEVDGHNHQDLETKITENLATTEKPLCVIAHTTKGKGVSFMENSVLWHYRTAKGEEFESALAELEGKK from the coding sequence ATGGATTTGGCCAGTCTCGCAAAGAAAATTCGCATTCACGCCTTAAGAATGACCAGCAAAGGTGGAAGTTCTCATATCGGCTCGGTATTCTCGATGGCAGATATCGTTGCCGTTTTATACGGCAAAGTTCTTCATGTTAACCCCGAGAATCCGAAAGACCCCAACCGCGATCGCTTCATCTTAAGCAAAGGGCACGCGGGTGCCGGTGTTTATGCGGCGCTTGCGGAAAGAGGTTTTTTCAGTACGTCGGTGCTAGAAACTCACTACCAAGATGGCTCTATTTTGAGTGGTCACGTTTCTCATAAGGACATTCCGGGCGTTGAACTATCAACCGGTTCCTTAGGGCATGGCCTGCCCGTCGGCGCCGGCATGGCCTACGCGGCGAAGCTCGATAAGAAAAAACATCGAGTCTTTGTTCTGCTCAGTGACGGCGAATGCGACGAAGGTTCAAACTGGGAAGCCATTCTATTCGCTGGCCATCATAAATTATCTAACTTAGTGGCAATCATCGACTACAATAAGATTCAAAGTCTGGCGTCGGTTCAGGAAACTTTGGCTTTGGAGCCTTTCGCCTCCAAATGGCAAAGCTTCGGCTGGAATGTCGTCGAAGTCGATGGACACAATCATCAAGACCTTGAAACAAAAATCACCGAAAATCTTGCGACGACAGAAAAACCTCTTTGCGTGATTGCCCATACGACCAAAGGAAAAGGTGTTTCTTTCATGGAAAACTCGGTTCTTTGGCATTATCGTACGGCTAAAGGAGAAGAGTTCGAATCAGCTCTGGCTGAGCTTGAGGGGAAAAAATGA